The DNA region TGCAGTGATGGGTGTGGTCGGAGAGTGCAAATGACGGCTGCGCACGATGGCTGCGCTGCGAGATGCGCGTTGATTGCCTGCGCTCGCGTCGCCGGGGCGTTGGTGTTTGGAAATGCCCCAAACCGTCGTGTGTAAACAAGCCCCGCTGCGTAGCGCCCGCCCACGTGACAGCGCGACAcctgtactttgtactttgtacctCGGACTTCGTACCGTGACCCAATCTCGAACCGTCAAGCTCATCTGCGCCATGCTCGACTACACCCGGTTCCAGGACGTCTTCCCGGCGGACCTGCAGATTCCGTACGACCGCAGGCTGCAGCACGAGATCGACGACCGTCGCAAGAGCCTCGATGGGACGCTCTTCATCGACCGCGTCATGAaggcgctcggcatcgccaaaGGTGCGCCCGACGTTTGACGTGGTCGCGCCCCTCTGACTCGACGCAGCCAAAACGTACCCTCCCAAGTCCGAGAGCGCCCTGCGGCAGGTGCACCAGCAAATCTGCGACGCCGGCATGTCGATGCACCACAAGCAGTCGCTGCTGTACTACATCCTGCTCGACTTTGACGGCGCgagcggccgcgacgccgtgtcCGAGGCGTTTGCCATGGGCACGGGCATGCCCGGCACGTACCAGGTCTTTATGAAGGGCCTGTGGTACATGGACCGGCAAGACTACCAGgtacgcccgccgccgccgccgcccgcggagCAGGAGACGAGCTGACGTCGGACCGGGGGGAGCAGCGCGCGCTGGAATACGTGGCGCACCCGTCGCTGACGCCCGACTTTGCCGACGACATCGtggtcgccctcgtccgccacgCCGAGGCAAACGACTACAGCCTGGCGCTGGCGTACTACCACACGGTGCGACCGATCCTCAAGACGTCggaggcgctggagctgctctTCGACGCCATGGTGCGGACAGACGCGACCGAGGCGCTGCTCTTCTCGCGCACGCACCCGGGGCACACGCGCGAGCAGCTGTTCCGGCGGTggatgggcggcgtgctcgacgccggcaagggcgacaaggcggccCACGTGACGCAACTGGCCCTGATGCCGTTTGACGCGACCGAGGAGGCGTGGTTCGAGGAGTACCTGACCCGGGGCGAGGGCCGGAACCTGCGCCGGGCCAAGGACACGCTGCTGATGCGCATGATTGCGTGCGACCGGTTTGCGGACGTGAGCCGggtcaagggcggcggcccgtggAGCGGCGTGATTGACGGCATCAGGAAGGGGATCGAGGGCCTGGAGTGAGCGCACAGCACGGCGTTGGGGTGTACATAAGCTGGGATAAAGTCTTTCTACTGCCAATTCCACTGCTAAAATGGCGGCGTATGGCATCGATGCTATCGTGTCGTGCACGCTCCCGCTGTAGCCGGATCAAGGACAAAGTGAATCCCAATTCAGCGCGGATGCACAGTAGACTTTGAATGAAGTCATCTTTCTGCTGCCAAAACGGCGGCGTGTGGCATGTCCGTGTCGTGCACGCTCACGCTGTAGCCGCATCAAGTACACAGTGAATCCCCAGCGCGGACATGATCAGTGGGGCTCATGTCGATGGTGGGGTTGGTGTCGATGACTAACACGAGCATAGGTATATAGACTACAATTTCGCTCAAATTATTTGCCTTCGGGCATTTGGTCAATTTGAAACGATGTAAGCACACCGCTCGCCGGACACCGCGCGAGTTCGAATCCTGACCCGTACACAGACAGAGAAGATTAGCATGGCCCCTGCACTAAGGATGACACGCTCAATCAAAGAGAAGCTACCTATTTTTTtgtctttttttctttttgtAATTTTCTTTCCCGTGATTGTTTTGCTGCGTGTCGTCAATGTGGTGACGCTGTGAGGCTCGTTGACAGGTGGCCGGGTGCACTGTCGCGGCAGCGGGCAAGGTGCAGGCGTTCCACGTCCCTCATTTGGGTGATGGATATGGATTGACAGCTGGACGCCGTGTCACGGTAATGCACGGAAACAACGGCCGAGATCTCCATAAGGACATGTACACGACAGCGATTGAAGAATAATGTGTCACTGCGTGCTTCGAGCTGTGCCACGGTATGCCTTTGACGACTGAGCTGCAATGCTGCGTTCGCGTGTTGGCATCGGCCATAGGGTAGGGCGCTGCTCAACGCTCATCCACATTGTGGGTGATGGGCTGGCAGGTCAAAACTCAATTGCTGGTTCATCACCGCAGTCTCATTCATTCTTCTATGTAGTACGCTATGCTGCAGTATAATCTCCCCTACTGGGCCTTCTTGACCGCGCCGTTGGccaggccgtggccgcgggcaaacgccgccgccgactcgcgCACGCTCTGGGCCATGAGGAGCAACGGGATGACGATCCAAAAGGCGTTGCAGAGCACAAAGTAGGCCCAGTAGTAGAAGCGCTCGGGGCGCGAGTAGGCGAGGCCGTTGAGCAGCTCGTTGAACCAGCAGATGCAGTAGTAGAGGACGTCGCCGTACAGCTGGCCCaggctgacgacgagctgcacggGGTGGCGGAGGGGGCTGCGCGTGAGGACGGCGTAGGCGCAGAAAAAGGACAGCGGGCCCCAGaagacggcggtgacggtcTCCATGCACACGACGAAGGGGTCCTGCGTCATGTAGCGCGAGTCGGAGAGCGAGTACTCCTTCCACAGCTGGCCGAAGAGGTCCGTCCGGCTGGCCATGTCGAGGAAGTTGTACGCAAAGTAGCCTGGGGTCATTAGTCTACGGGAACCTGGGTGTGACAAGATGGACGTACCCTCGAAGAAGAGGTGGATGCAGCCGCACAGCACAAACCAGAAGGCAATGAGCAGCTCCGTCAGGGGCAGGCCGgggcgcacgcgcgcggcgacgagggccgtggGCACGAAGAGGGCGCCGCACGCGGCCgcgaagatggcgacgagcgtgACGGGGCCGATGGTGTTGGCGACGTAGTTTTTGACGGGCGCGCCGAGCGGGTAGAAGGGGtggctggccatggcgggggcGTCCATTGCGATGATGAGCCTGGGCGATGTCTTGCTATGCCTTGGTGATGCCTTGGTGATGCCTTGGTGATGGGGGCTCGCTGATGatgcctcggcgacgcgaggCTGGCTCACAGAACTGCGAGATCGTGGGATGGGAAATTTCACATTTTCATCCAGGGGAAAGGGGCCGCTGCGCGGGCAGGCCTGAGGTTGGTTACTAGGCGCGCGGACGTAGCCGTACAGGCCTGACGGCGGGGCTTGGCACTGCCGGCGCGCGACACCGCAGCCTGAGGCGCCTGCAGCTGCACGACAGCACCAACACATATCAACGCTGACAGCCGGGAAGCCTCCATTGAGAACCACATGTCCATGAAAGACGTTCAAACACGCTCACTGAGAATCGACATcccttgccgccgacaaACGTCGCGTCCCACGGAACGCCGTCCCCGCCTCGGCAAGCCGCGTGTAAACTCGGCGTGCGCCGGCCGCTAACGTGCTGGTACACGGGAACCCGTccgctgccgctcgtcggcgtAGTGGAAGCAGCGCGGGgaccagcacagcacaggccAGCTGCACGCGCAACGCCACGCCAGCGCACTCACCGATACCCCGCGGCAGCTACGTCGTGCTGTTGGAGCGGCTCACCTGGGTCAAAAGCATCACTGGAGTTGCTGGAGTGCTACCGTTGTACACGACCACGCTGGGCGTTCCGAGCGCCCTCTGCAACATGGACGGCACAGGGCACGGGTCCGACAGGATGtgcaggccggcgccgacatcgctctgcggccacggcgagcgcgacgtgACGGCGACCCTGTAGCcgttggccgccaccgaggatgaggaggccGCGAGGAGCCCCCATTGTGTTGGCCAAGCCTGAACGGATGAGATGGAGGGGATGCGGTGATTTGTCGGGCTCGAAAGAAGGCCCTTGAGCTGAGCTGCCAGCGGTGCAGTCATCCATGGCGCGTCCGCGCTGCACGCGGCGACCGACCAATCCAGCGCTGTCCCCATCGCCTGGCGACCAATGTCGATGCCCGTTTGTCATGCTGCGAGACATGAAGCCCCCTCGATGCTGCGTGCGGCAGTGGACGAGACCGAGGTGGCGGGGCATCGGAACTTGGGtgatggctgctgcgggcatGTTGAAGTGAGGTCGAGCCGACGCGGTGCGTGCTCTGTGCACCACGGCATGGAGGTGCAGAGCCGCCGGCACATGACGTTCTAGAAGCCCCAACGCGCACCAGTGCAGCGCCCGCCAGTCGATTTCACGTGCAGGGTCAACCAACCTCTGCTCTTGGCGGATGGCCGCCATTACGTACTGACGGCAGTGCACGTCACGGCAGAGCGCCCAGACTAGCGGCACCGGCTCTTCTTCTACCGTTCCCTTTGTG from Purpureocillium takamizusanense chromosome 3, complete sequence includes:
- a CDS encoding uncharacterized protein (COG:S~EggNog:ENOG503P5VM), translated to MLDYTRFQDVFPADLQIPYDRRLQHEIDDRRKSLDGTLFIDRVMKALGIAKAKTYPPKSESALRQVHQQICDAGMSMHHKQSLLYYILLDFDGASGRDAVSEAFAMGTGMPGTYQVFMKGLWYMDRQDYQRALEYVAHPSLTPDFADDIVVALVRHAEANDYSLALAYYHTVRPILKTSEALELLFDAMVRTDATEALLFSRTHPGHTREQLFRRWMGGVLDAGKGDKAAHVTQLALMPFDATEEAWFEEYLTRGEGRNLRRAKDTLLMRMIACDRFADVSRVKGGGPWSGVIDGIRKGIEGLE
- a CDS encoding Cholestenol Delta-isomerase (EggNog:ENOG503NYNH~COG:I~TransMembrane:5 (o29-50i62-84o115-140i152-173o185-205i)) encodes the protein MDAPAMASHPFYPLGAPVKNYVANTIGPVTLVAIFAAACGALFVPTALVAARVRPGLPLTELLIAFWFVLCGCIHLFFEGYFAYNFLDMASRTDLFGQLWKEYSLSDSRYMTQDPFVVCMETVTAVFWGPLSFFCAYAVLTRSPLRHPVQLVVSLGQLYGDVLYYCICWFNELLNGLAYSRPERFYYWAYFVLCNAFWIVIPLLLMAQSVRESAAAFARGHGLANGAVKKAQ